Proteins encoded together in one Lathamus discolor isolate bLatDis1 chromosome 3, bLatDis1.hap1, whole genome shotgun sequence window:
- the DBR1 gene encoding lariat debranching enzyme isoform X1, giving the protein MKVAVAGCCHGALDKMYETLELLQRRHNVRPDLLLCCGDFQAVRNEADLHCMAVPAKYRHMQTFYRYYSGEKKAPVLTVFIGGNHEASNHLQELPYGGWVAPNIYYLGYAGVVRYRGVRIGGISGIFKSHDYRKGHFECPPYNQQTIRSAYHVRNIEVFKLKQLKRPIDIFMSHDWPRSIYHYGNKKQLLKMKSFFRQEVENNTLGSPAASELLQHLKPTYWFSAHLHVKFAAFMQHQTNSKEELPKATKFLALDKCLPHRDFLQIIDIEHDPSAGDSLEYDAEWIAILKATNNLVNVTQSSWNMPEKNGLHGKWDYSASEEAIKEVLEEMNHNLKIPCNFTLTAACYDPSKPQKHVEPVHTINPQTTEFCARFGLTDINDRIQQAKDEGSVRGEYEEEEEEEEMDSTGSAEEPSEYSTDNSGLSSINPDEIMLDEEGGDEDLSTCSVDPSPDHPPDFSASFSDIRIMPDSMAVSSDDAMDSTNEELEKSGVSKQVEEKSLSERPLKRICGSENGNTGIKKIKRRNQAIYAAEDEDKTE; this is encoded by the exons ATGAAGGTGGCGGTCGCGGGGTGCTGCCATGGCGCCCTGGACAAGATGTATGAgacactggagctgctgcagcggCGGCACAACGTGCGGCCCgacctcctgctctgctgcggCGACTTCCAAGCCGTGCGCAACGAGGCCGACCTGCACTGCATGGCCGTGCCCGCCAAGTACCGCCATATGCAGACCTTCTACCG GTACTACTCCGGCGAGAAGAAGGCCCCGGTCCTCACGGTGTTCATTGGTGGGAACCACGAGGCATCCAACCACTTGCAGGAGCTACCCTACGGCGGGTGGGTGGCGCCCAACATCTACTACCTCG GTTACGCGGGTGTTGTGCGGTATCGCGGAGTGAGGATTGGCGGCATCTCTGGCATCTTCAAGTCACACGACTACCGGAAAG GCCACTTTGAGTGTCCACCATATAACCAGCAAACAATCAGAAGTGCTTACCATGTGAGGAATATTGAAGTCTTCAAACTCAAGCAG TTAAAGCGTCCAATTGATATATTTATGTCACATGATTGGCCAAGGAGCATCTATCACTATGGGAACAAGAAACAGcttcttaaaatgaaatctttctTCCGACAAGAAGTGGAGAACAACACGTTAGGAAGCCCTGCTGCCTCAGAGCTTCTGCAGCATCTGAAACCCACCTACTGGTTCTCAGCACATCTTCATGTTAAATTTGCAGCTTTTATGCAACACCAG ACAAACTCCAAAGAAGAGCTACCAAAAGCAACAAAGTTTTTGGCTCTGGATAAATGCCTGCCACACAGAGACTTTCTGCAG ATAATAGACATAGAACATGATCCTAGTGCAGGTGATTCGCTGGAGTATGATGCTGAGTGGATTGCAATCCTCAAGGCCACCAACAATCTTGTTAATGTGACTCAGAGCTCATGGAATATGCCTGAAAAGAATGGCCTCCATGGAAA GTGGGACTACAGTGCATCAGAAGAAGCCATCAAAGAGGTGTTAGAAGAGATGAATCATAACCTCAAAATTCCTTGTAACTTCACATTGACAGCTGCTTGTTATGATCCCAGCAAGCCCCAAAAACACGTGGAACCAGTTCATACCATCAATCCACAGACCACTGAGTTTTGTGCCCGGTTTGGTCTCACTGACATCAATGACAGGATCCAGCAAGCTAAAGATGAAGGCTCAGTACGAGGTGAAtatgaagaagaggaggaggaagaggagatggACAGTACTGGGTCAGCAGAGGAACCCAGTGAATATAGTACAGATAATTCTGGACTTTCATCCATTAATCCAGATGAAATAATGCTGGATGAAGAAGGTGGTGATGAAGACTTGAGTACCTGTTCTGTTGATCCTTCTCCTGACCATCCTCCTGACTTCTCTGCAAGTTTTTCTGACATCCGGATCATGCCAGACTCCATGGCGGTATCATCTGATGATGCTATGGACTCCACTAATGAGGAACTGGAGAAATCTGGTGTGAGTAAGCAGGTGGAAGAGAAGAGCTTAAGTGAGAGACCATTAAAGCGCATTTGTGGTAGTGAAAATGGGAACActggcattaaaaaaattaagagaaggAATCAAGCTATCTATGCTGCAGAGGATGAAGATAAAACAGAATAA
- the DBR1 gene encoding lariat debranching enzyme isoform X3 yields MIQFTALQTKETTAFQMREPNILYYSGEKKAPVLTVFIGGNHEASNHLQELPYGGWVAPNIYYLGYAGVVRYRGVRIGGISGIFKSHDYRKGHFECPPYNQQTIRSAYHVRNIEVFKLKQLKRPIDIFMSHDWPRSIYHYGNKKQLLKMKSFFRQEVENNTLGSPAASELLQHLKPTYWFSAHLHVKFAAFMQHQTNSKEELPKATKFLALDKCLPHRDFLQIIDIEHDPSAGDSLEYDAEWIAILKATNNLVNVTQSSWNMPEKNGLHGKWDYSASEEAIKEVLEEMNHNLKIPCNFTLTAACYDPSKPQKHVEPVHTINPQTTEFCARFGLTDINDRIQQAKDEGSVRGEYEEEEEEEEMDSTGSAEEPSEYSTDNSGLSSINPDEIMLDEEGGDEDLSTCSVDPSPDHPPDFSASFSDIRIMPDSMAVSSDDAMDSTNEELEKSGVSKQVEEKSLSERPLKRICGSENGNTGIKKIKRRNQAIYAAEDEDKTE; encoded by the exons ATGATCCAGTTCACTGCCCTTCAAACCAAGGAAACCACTGCTTTCCAAATGAGGGAGCCCAACATTCT GTACTACTCCGGCGAGAAGAAGGCCCCGGTCCTCACGGTGTTCATTGGTGGGAACCACGAGGCATCCAACCACTTGCAGGAGCTACCCTACGGCGGGTGGGTGGCGCCCAACATCTACTACCTCG GTTACGCGGGTGTTGTGCGGTATCGCGGAGTGAGGATTGGCGGCATCTCTGGCATCTTCAAGTCACACGACTACCGGAAAG GCCACTTTGAGTGTCCACCATATAACCAGCAAACAATCAGAAGTGCTTACCATGTGAGGAATATTGAAGTCTTCAAACTCAAGCAG TTAAAGCGTCCAATTGATATATTTATGTCACATGATTGGCCAAGGAGCATCTATCACTATGGGAACAAGAAACAGcttcttaaaatgaaatctttctTCCGACAAGAAGTGGAGAACAACACGTTAGGAAGCCCTGCTGCCTCAGAGCTTCTGCAGCATCTGAAACCCACCTACTGGTTCTCAGCACATCTTCATGTTAAATTTGCAGCTTTTATGCAACACCAG ACAAACTCCAAAGAAGAGCTACCAAAAGCAACAAAGTTTTTGGCTCTGGATAAATGCCTGCCACACAGAGACTTTCTGCAG ATAATAGACATAGAACATGATCCTAGTGCAGGTGATTCGCTGGAGTATGATGCTGAGTGGATTGCAATCCTCAAGGCCACCAACAATCTTGTTAATGTGACTCAGAGCTCATGGAATATGCCTGAAAAGAATGGCCTCCATGGAAA GTGGGACTACAGTGCATCAGAAGAAGCCATCAAAGAGGTGTTAGAAGAGATGAATCATAACCTCAAAATTCCTTGTAACTTCACATTGACAGCTGCTTGTTATGATCCCAGCAAGCCCCAAAAACACGTGGAACCAGTTCATACCATCAATCCACAGACCACTGAGTTTTGTGCCCGGTTTGGTCTCACTGACATCAATGACAGGATCCAGCAAGCTAAAGATGAAGGCTCAGTACGAGGTGAAtatgaagaagaggaggaggaagaggagatggACAGTACTGGGTCAGCAGAGGAACCCAGTGAATATAGTACAGATAATTCTGGACTTTCATCCATTAATCCAGATGAAATAATGCTGGATGAAGAAGGTGGTGATGAAGACTTGAGTACCTGTTCTGTTGATCCTTCTCCTGACCATCCTCCTGACTTCTCTGCAAGTTTTTCTGACATCCGGATCATGCCAGACTCCATGGCGGTATCATCTGATGATGCTATGGACTCCACTAATGAGGAACTGGAGAAATCTGGTGTGAGTAAGCAGGTGGAAGAGAAGAGCTTAAGTGAGAGACCATTAAAGCGCATTTGTGGTAGTGAAAATGGGAACActggcattaaaaaaattaagagaaggAATCAAGCTATCTATGCTGCAGAGGATGAAGATAAAACAGAATAA
- the DBR1 gene encoding lariat debranching enzyme isoform X2 encodes MAPWTRCMRHWSCCSGGTTCGPTSCSAAATSKPCATRPTCTAWPCPPSTAICRPSTGTTPARRRPRSSRCSLVGTTRHPTTCRSYPTAGYAGVVRYRGVRIGGISGIFKSHDYRKGHFECPPYNQQTIRSAYHVRNIEVFKLKQLKRPIDIFMSHDWPRSIYHYGNKKQLLKMKSFFRQEVENNTLGSPAASELLQHLKPTYWFSAHLHVKFAAFMQHQTNSKEELPKATKFLALDKCLPHRDFLQIIDIEHDPSAGDSLEYDAEWIAILKATNNLVNVTQSSWNMPEKNGLHGKWDYSASEEAIKEVLEEMNHNLKIPCNFTLTAACYDPSKPQKHVEPVHTINPQTTEFCARFGLTDINDRIQQAKDEGSVRGEYEEEEEEEEMDSTGSAEEPSEYSTDNSGLSSINPDEIMLDEEGGDEDLSTCSVDPSPDHPPDFSASFSDIRIMPDSMAVSSDDAMDSTNEELEKSGVSKQVEEKSLSERPLKRICGSENGNTGIKKIKRRNQAIYAAEDEDKTE; translated from the exons ATGGCGCCCTGGACAAGATGTATGAgacactggagctgctgcagcggCGGCACAACGTGCGGCCCgacctcctgctctgctgcggCGACTTCCAAGCCGTGCGCAACGAGGCCGACCTGCACTGCATGGCCGTGCCCGCCAAGTACCGCCATATGCAGACCTTCTACCG GTACTACTCCGGCGAGAAGAAGGCCCCGGTCCTCACGGTGTTCATTGGTGGGAACCACGAGGCATCCAACCACTTGCAGGAGCTACCCTACGGCGG GTTACGCGGGTGTTGTGCGGTATCGCGGAGTGAGGATTGGCGGCATCTCTGGCATCTTCAAGTCACACGACTACCGGAAAG GCCACTTTGAGTGTCCACCATATAACCAGCAAACAATCAGAAGTGCTTACCATGTGAGGAATATTGAAGTCTTCAAACTCAAGCAG TTAAAGCGTCCAATTGATATATTTATGTCACATGATTGGCCAAGGAGCATCTATCACTATGGGAACAAGAAACAGcttcttaaaatgaaatctttctTCCGACAAGAAGTGGAGAACAACACGTTAGGAAGCCCTGCTGCCTCAGAGCTTCTGCAGCATCTGAAACCCACCTACTGGTTCTCAGCACATCTTCATGTTAAATTTGCAGCTTTTATGCAACACCAG ACAAACTCCAAAGAAGAGCTACCAAAAGCAACAAAGTTTTTGGCTCTGGATAAATGCCTGCCACACAGAGACTTTCTGCAG ATAATAGACATAGAACATGATCCTAGTGCAGGTGATTCGCTGGAGTATGATGCTGAGTGGATTGCAATCCTCAAGGCCACCAACAATCTTGTTAATGTGACTCAGAGCTCATGGAATATGCCTGAAAAGAATGGCCTCCATGGAAA GTGGGACTACAGTGCATCAGAAGAAGCCATCAAAGAGGTGTTAGAAGAGATGAATCATAACCTCAAAATTCCTTGTAACTTCACATTGACAGCTGCTTGTTATGATCCCAGCAAGCCCCAAAAACACGTGGAACCAGTTCATACCATCAATCCACAGACCACTGAGTTTTGTGCCCGGTTTGGTCTCACTGACATCAATGACAGGATCCAGCAAGCTAAAGATGAAGGCTCAGTACGAGGTGAAtatgaagaagaggaggaggaagaggagatggACAGTACTGGGTCAGCAGAGGAACCCAGTGAATATAGTACAGATAATTCTGGACTTTCATCCATTAATCCAGATGAAATAATGCTGGATGAAGAAGGTGGTGATGAAGACTTGAGTACCTGTTCTGTTGATCCTTCTCCTGACCATCCTCCTGACTTCTCTGCAAGTTTTTCTGACATCCGGATCATGCCAGACTCCATGGCGGTATCATCTGATGATGCTATGGACTCCACTAATGAGGAACTGGAGAAATCTGGTGTGAGTAAGCAGGTGGAAGAGAAGAGCTTAAGTGAGAGACCATTAAAGCGCATTTGTGGTAGTGAAAATGGGAACActggcattaaaaaaattaagagaaggAATCAAGCTATCTATGCTGCAGAGGATGAAGATAAAACAGAATAA
- the LOC136009933 gene encoding uncharacterized protein LOC136009933 yields MHLAPRQFIASLSTTLPRTGVHVVNACDARSISSPSTLCITWQLQPATAPHSRGSAHLSRAHSPKHPASSAAPHSPRPGAELPPHPVSTGTDDGTAHRRHATHRRPPPRGLARHLPPGPEGSNHCSLTGESRRPLDPDPTPPHLRVAARPSAAPQAPRRTHPPGQRPVPCRSLRSHRRARSPRPPRPAPSAQ; encoded by the exons ATGCACTTAGCTCCGAG ACAATTTATAGCCTCGCTCTCCACAACGCTACCTCGTACTGGTGTTCACGTCGTAAACGCGTGCGATGCGAGAAGTATTTCCTCGCCCTCCACCCTCTGTATTACCTGGCAGCTCCAGCCAGCCACCGCTCCCCATAGCCGCGGCTCAGCCCATCTGTCCCGGGCACACTCCCCGAAGCACCCCGCCAGCAGCGCCGCTCCCCACAGCCCCCGGCCCGGCGCAGAGCTCCCCCCACACCCTGTCAGCACCGGCACCGACGATGGGACGGCTCACCGCCGACACGCAACACACCGGCGCCCCCCACCCCGGGGGCTCGCCCGGCACCTGCCACCGGGCCCTGAGGGGAGCAACCACTGCTCCCTAACAGGGGAGAGCCGGCGACCACTCGACCCCGACCCGACCCCACCTCACCTCCGCGTCGCCGCCCGCCCCTCAGCGGCCCCTCAGGCGCCGCGCCGCACTCACCCGCCGGGGCAGCGCCCCGTCCCATGCCGAAGCCTCCGCTCCCACCGCCGGGCACGCTCTCCCCGCCCGCCCCGTCCAGCCCCTTCCGCGCAGTAG
- the DBR1 gene encoding lariat debranching enzyme isoform X4 — MCGADQILTAHPGTTPARRRPRSSRCSLVGTTRHPTTCRSYPTAGYAGVVRYRGVRIGGISGIFKSHDYRKGHFECPPYNQQTIRSAYHVRNIEVFKLKQLKRPIDIFMSHDWPRSIYHYGNKKQLLKMKSFFRQEVENNTLGSPAASELLQHLKPTYWFSAHLHVKFAAFMQHQTNSKEELPKATKFLALDKCLPHRDFLQIIDIEHDPSAGDSLEYDAEWIAILKATNNLVNVTQSSWNMPEKNGLHGKWDYSASEEAIKEVLEEMNHNLKIPCNFTLTAACYDPSKPQKHVEPVHTINPQTTEFCARFGLTDINDRIQQAKDEGSVRGEYEEEEEEEEMDSTGSAEEPSEYSTDNSGLSSINPDEIMLDEEGGDEDLSTCSVDPSPDHPPDFSASFSDIRIMPDSMAVSSDDAMDSTNEELEKSGVSKQVEEKSLSERPLKRICGSENGNTGIKKIKRRNQAIYAAEDEDKTE; from the exons ATGTGTGGGGCTGACCAAATTCTCACAGCACACCCAG GTACTACTCCGGCGAGAAGAAGGCCCCGGTCCTCACGGTGTTCATTGGTGGGAACCACGAGGCATCCAACCACTTGCAGGAGCTACCCTACGGCGG GTTACGCGGGTGTTGTGCGGTATCGCGGAGTGAGGATTGGCGGCATCTCTGGCATCTTCAAGTCACACGACTACCGGAAAG GCCACTTTGAGTGTCCACCATATAACCAGCAAACAATCAGAAGTGCTTACCATGTGAGGAATATTGAAGTCTTCAAACTCAAGCAG TTAAAGCGTCCAATTGATATATTTATGTCACATGATTGGCCAAGGAGCATCTATCACTATGGGAACAAGAAACAGcttcttaaaatgaaatctttctTCCGACAAGAAGTGGAGAACAACACGTTAGGAAGCCCTGCTGCCTCAGAGCTTCTGCAGCATCTGAAACCCACCTACTGGTTCTCAGCACATCTTCATGTTAAATTTGCAGCTTTTATGCAACACCAG ACAAACTCCAAAGAAGAGCTACCAAAAGCAACAAAGTTTTTGGCTCTGGATAAATGCCTGCCACACAGAGACTTTCTGCAG ATAATAGACATAGAACATGATCCTAGTGCAGGTGATTCGCTGGAGTATGATGCTGAGTGGATTGCAATCCTCAAGGCCACCAACAATCTTGTTAATGTGACTCAGAGCTCATGGAATATGCCTGAAAAGAATGGCCTCCATGGAAA GTGGGACTACAGTGCATCAGAAGAAGCCATCAAAGAGGTGTTAGAAGAGATGAATCATAACCTCAAAATTCCTTGTAACTTCACATTGACAGCTGCTTGTTATGATCCCAGCAAGCCCCAAAAACACGTGGAACCAGTTCATACCATCAATCCACAGACCACTGAGTTTTGTGCCCGGTTTGGTCTCACTGACATCAATGACAGGATCCAGCAAGCTAAAGATGAAGGCTCAGTACGAGGTGAAtatgaagaagaggaggaggaagaggagatggACAGTACTGGGTCAGCAGAGGAACCCAGTGAATATAGTACAGATAATTCTGGACTTTCATCCATTAATCCAGATGAAATAATGCTGGATGAAGAAGGTGGTGATGAAGACTTGAGTACCTGTTCTGTTGATCCTTCTCCTGACCATCCTCCTGACTTCTCTGCAAGTTTTTCTGACATCCGGATCATGCCAGACTCCATGGCGGTATCATCTGATGATGCTATGGACTCCACTAATGAGGAACTGGAGAAATCTGGTGTGAGTAAGCAGGTGGAAGAGAAGAGCTTAAGTGAGAGACCATTAAAGCGCATTTGTGGTAGTGAAAATGGGAACActggcattaaaaaaattaagagaaggAATCAAGCTATCTATGCTGCAGAGGATGAAGATAAAACAGAATAA